CTGGTGCTGATCAGCCAGAACGACCAGGTCGACCGGCGCCTCTGAGCCGACGGCCCCCCTGCGCCTGCCGATGACACGGCGGGCGCGGTCCTTAGAGTGGGTCCCGTCGCCCGGGTGAACCGCCGTGGTCAACGCCAGCCTCAACTGGGCCAGCATCGTCGGCATCGTCCTGGCGGTCGGTGGAGCCTTCCTCTATTTCATGAGGAGCTTCAAGCCGGCCCTGGCCCGGGACTACGACGTGTTCTTCGCCGCCATCGGCCTGCTCTGCGGCGGCATCCTCTTCTTCCAGGGCTGGCGCCTGGATCCGATCCTGCAGTTCGGCCAGTTTCTGCTGGCCGGCACCACGGTCTTCTTCGCCTACGAGAGCGTGCGCCTGCGGGGGGTGACCACCGAGCAGGCCCGCCGCTCCTCCTATTTCGACGACGAGGAACCCGCCGCCCCCTTCCGGCCCCGGGGCGGCCTCGGCGGTGGCCGCAGCTGGGACGACGAGCCCGACCGGTTCGATGAGCCTGAGCCGCTGCGGCGCCGCATCCCCTCTCGGGAAGAGCCCGAGGACGACTTCTACCGGCCGCGCCGTCCCAGCCGGGCCGCCATCCCCGAGCGGGCCGCCAGCCGCCGCGACGAGCCGGAATCCTGGGACAACCCCAGGGGCGAGCGCCCCTCCGGCCGCCCCGAGCGCCCTCCCCTCGACGATCGTCCCGACGGGATCGCCGGCCGCTACAGCGCCGGTGGTCAGGGCCGCGCCGCCGCCGGTGATTTCGGAGCCCGTCGCCGCGACCGCGACAGCGCCCCCGAGCCCCGCCGCGGCTCCCGTCCGGTGGCGGCGGCCGACACGGTTCCCCGCTCCACCCGCCGGGGCCCAGCCCCGATGGGCCGGGACTTCGCTGCCGGTTCCGCGGCCGCCGCTCCGCCGGGCACACCCATGGGCACCCCGATTCGCCCCAGCTCGCGGGGCGGCCCCGCCGATGACGTCAGTGATGCCGACTTCTCGCCGATGGCCAGCGGCCGGCCACGGCGCGCGGCCGCGGAGACCCGCCCGCCGGCGG
This genomic stretch from Cyanobium gracile PCC 6307 harbors:
- a CDS encoding Ycf66 family protein, with translation MVNASLNWASIVGIVLAVGGAFLYFMRSFKPALARDYDVFFAAIGLLCGGILFFQGWRLDPILQFGQFLLAGTTVFFAYESVRLRGVTTEQARRSSYFDDEEPAAPFRPRGGLGGGRSWDDEPDRFDEPEPLRRRIPSREEPEDDFYRPRRPSRAAIPERAASRRDEPESWDNPRGERPSGRPERPPLDDRPDGIAGRYSAGGQGRAAAGDFGARRRDRDSAPEPRRGSRPVAAADTVPRSTRRGPAPMGRDFAAGSAAAAPPGTPMGTPIRPSSRGGPADDVSDADFSPMASGRPRRAAAETRPPAADPPARPPAARDNSSRFDD